Within Calditrichota bacterium, the genomic segment CCGGATCGCTGGCGAGCGGCCTCGACGGCTTCGGAATCGACCGCCTCCTTGCCGCAATGCAGCCTGAACTTTCCGGCTACAGCCCGGAGGGCTACGGCGCCGTAGTCGAAGCCGCTTCTAAAGCATTGGGCGCCGAGGTCATACTCTTCCCGGCAACTTCGATGGGACGCGATCTGGCGCCGACGCTGGCTGCCCGGCTTGACGCCGCCTTCCTCCCCGACTGCACCGAACTCACGGTAACAGGTGGGCGGATTGCCGTCCGCCGGCCCGTCTATGCGGGAAGGCTGATGATCACCCTCGAAGCCAGGACTCTCCCGGCGATAGTATCGCTTCGCCCCAAGGCTTTCCTCGCCATCAAGTCCGGCGGCTCAGCACCTGCGCTCGAATCCCTGAGCGTCGATCTGACCGGCGTCGTCAAAACCGTCTGCGTCGAGACCCGTCAGGAAGGCGCCGGTAAACTCGACGTCAGCGAAGCGGATGTCATTGTCAGCGGCGGACGCGGAATGAAGGGGCCTGAGAATTTCCATCTTGTCGAAGACCTTGCCGCAGCGCTGGACGGAGCCGTCGGAGCCTCTCGCGCGGTAGTCGATGCCGGCTGGAGACCGCACGGCGAGCAGGTCGGACAGACCGGCAAAGTGGTCGGACCGTCGCTCTACATCGCCTGCGGCATATCCGGCGCCATCCAGCACCTCGCCGGGATGCGCTCGTCGAAGGTGATCGTA encodes:
- a CDS encoding electron transfer flavoprotein subunit alpha/FixB family protein, whose product is GSLASGLDGFGIDRLLAAMQPELSGYSPEGYGAVVEAASKALGAEVILFPATSMGRDLAPTLAARLDAAFLPDCTELTVTGGRIAVRRPVYAGRLMITLEARTLPAIVSLRPKAFLAIKSGGSAPALESLSVDLTGVVKTVCVETRQEGAGKLDVSEADVIVSGGRGMKGPENFHLVEDLAAALDGAVGASRAVVDAGWRPHGEQVGQTGKVVGPSLYIACGISGAIQHLAGMRSSKVIVAINKDSDAPIFKAADYGIVGDVFEVLPALTAAVKALAR